The following are from one region of the Silene latifolia isolate original U9 population chromosome 9, ASM4854445v1, whole genome shotgun sequence genome:
- the LOC141598783 gene encoding UDP-glucose 6-dehydrogenase 5-like: MVKICCIGAGYVGGPTMAVIAFKCPEIEVAVVDISVPRINAWNSDVLPIYEPGLDEVVKKCRGKNLFFSTEVEKHVCEADIVFVSVNTPTKTRGLGAGKAADLTYWESAARMIADVSKSSKIVVEKSTVPVKTAEAIEKILTHNSKGINFQILSNPEFLAEGTAIDDLFKPDRVLIGGRETPEGAKAVKTLKDVYAHWVPEDRIICTNLWSAELSKLAANAFLAQRISSVNAMSALCEATGADVAEVSHAVGKDTRIGSKFLNSSVGFGGSCFQKDILNLVYICECNGLPEVAHYWKQVILMNDYQKTRFVNRVVASMFNTVANKKIAILGFAFKKDTGDTRETPAIDVCKGLLGDKAQLSIYDPQVSEDQIQKDLSMKKFDWDHPAHLQPTSPTAIKQLNVVWDAYEATKDAHAVCILTEWDEFRKLDYEKIYNSMQKPAFIFDGRNVVDAEKMRKIGFIVYSIGKPLDAWLKDMPAIA; this comes from the coding sequence ATGGTGAAGATATGCTGTATTGGTGCCGGCTATGTTGGTGGCCCAACGATGGCGGTCATTGCATTCAAGTGCCCTGAAATCGAGGTTGCTGTTGTGGATATCTCTGTTCCAAGAATCAATGCTTGGAACAGTGATGTGCTTCCGATCTATGAACCTGGTTTGGACGAGGTTGTTAAGAAGTGCCGAGGGAAAAACCTCTTTTTTAGCACTGAGGTCGAGAAGCATGTTTGTGAGGCTGATATTGTCTTTGTATCAGTCAACACCCCAACAAAAACTCGGGGTCTTGGGGCTGGCAAAGCAGCTGACTTGACGTATTGGGAGAGTGCTGCACGTATGATTGCAGATGTGTCGAAATCCAGCAAGATTGTTGTTGAAAAATCGACAGTCCCCGTCAAAACAGCTGAGGCTATTGAAAAGATCCTAACCCACAACAGCAAAGGCATCAACTTCCAGATTCTTTCAAACCCGGAATTTCTTGCTGAGGGTACTGCCATCGATGACCTCTTCAAGCCTGACAGGGTTCTAATTGGAGGACGGGAAACTCCCGAGGGTGCTAAGGCAGTCAAGACCTTGAAAGATGTCTATGCTCATTGGGTGCCTGAAGACAGAATCATTTGCACCAACCTATGGTCAGCTGAGCTGTCAAAGCTCGCTGCCAATGCTTTCTTGGCACAAAGGATCTCGTCTGTGAATGCCATGTCAGCACTTTGTGAAGCGACTGGAGCTGACGTGGCTGAGGTTTCTCATGCTGTTGGTAAGGACACTAGAATCGGATCAAAGTTCTTAAATTCaagtgtcgggtttggtgggtcTTGCTTCCAGAAGGATATCTTAAACCTGGTTTACATCTGTGAATGCAATGGACTTCCTGAGGTTGCTCATTACTGGAAGCAGGTCATCTTGATGAATGATTACCAAAAGACCCGTTTTGTGAACCGTGTTGTTGCATCCATGTTCAACACCGTTGCTAATAAGAAGATTGCTATCCTCGGTTTTGCCTTCAAGAAGGATACCGGTGACACCAGGGAAACCCCGGCCATTGATGTTTGCAAGGGTCTCTTAGGCGACAAAGCCCAATTGAGCATTTACGACCCTCAAGTATCCGAAGACCAGATCCAAAAAGATTTATCCATGAAAAAATTCGACTGGGACCACCCTGCCCATCTTCAGCCTACAAGCCCTACCGCCATCAAACAACTTAACGTTGTCTGGGATGCTTATGAGGCCACCAAGGATGCTCATGCAGTCTGCATCCTAACTGAGTGGGATGAATTCAGGAAACTCGACTACGAGAAGATTTACAACAGTATGCAAAAACCTGCATTCATTTTCGATGGAAGAAATGTCGTCGATGCTGAGAAGATGAGGAAAATCGGGTTTATCGTGTACTCCATCGGTAAGCCGCTTGATGCATGGCTTAAGGACATGCCTGCTATTGCTTAA